The genomic window TTTTCCATCAAAAATTAACTGACGAACAATTGGAAGTGCTTTTATTGATTTAGTATGTGCATTGCTGTTTGGAGAACCTGCCCAAATCGTTTCTTCGTTCAACTGCAAACGCTCTACAGCTGGGTCGCCAAAAACCATTGCACCTAAACGTCCGTTACCTAAAGGCAAGGCTTCGTTCCAGATTGAGGCTGGTTTATCGTACCAAAGTTTTAGGTCGCTGTTGCTTTGCGCTGTTGTAGCGAAGGAAACAATTCCGAAACAGAGGACTGTAATTTTATTTCTTAAATTCATATTTTATACTTTTTAGGCAAAGCCCGAATTGTTTTTTTAACCGCAAATTGCACAAATTATCACAAATTCATTTGTTTTGAAATTTTACGAATCCTGCAAGGTTTACAAAACCTTGTAGGTATTATTTCTAATCAAAACCCAAATGTTCTTGAGTTACGAGAGCGCGTGAGGGATAGAAGCTGGCTACCAAAGTAGCGCGGATAGCCCGACCCGATTTGCGAAAGGGGGCGAAATGAGCGGTTACAAAATTGCCCCCTTTTTCAAATTGGGTCACGCCCAAATATTACTTCTTAACCTCGTAAACTTTCAGATTTTTTTCTCCAAACATTTCATATAATTTGTTGATGTCTTTTAAAGCATTTTTCGGTAGTTTTTCACCTTTATCTCCAAAAACCAACAACTTCTCTTTTGGTTCAATGACACAAGTCGATTCGTCGATTTCGCCTTTGTCGTTCTTCACTTTATTCAAATCTAGATTTAAATATTTCGCCATAAACGGATACAAAGCCATACGTTTCGAGATTCCGAAATCGTGTCCTTCTTTTGCAAAATGTGCATTTTCGACTAAATCTTTCTTTCCGTACAATTCATACGTTCTTTGGATAAAAGGAAATTCCAATTCCGGAACTGCCAATGTCCAATCTTTTCCATCAGAGACAATCAATTGCGGTTTTGGTGCCATCATCGCTGAGATTTCGGCATTGTTTGTTCCGTTTCCACATAAGTGAATTCCGCGTCCGCTTTCGCATGGACAACCGCCTGAGAAATGAGACGAAACCATTACAACTGGAGCTGAAACTTTCACTCGATCATCAATAGCCGCTAAAAACATCGTATGCGATCCTCCGCCAGAGCCACCTGTAACTCCAACTCTTGTCATATCAGCATTCTTAACCGTTTCTAAATAATCCAATAAACGAATTCCGGTTAAAACCTGAACTGTAGATGCAATACTGTTTCTGTGTGTTTCTTCTGGAAATTGCAATAATGATTCTCCCCAAGCAAATAAATCGTAACCTACCACAATAGCTCCCATTTTTGCCATCATGGCACAACGGTACTGCTCATCTTTTCTATATCTTCCGTCGCCAAAATGTCCGTCAGGAGTTAAAATAACTGCTGTTTTTTTATTTAACGGATATGGTTTGTAAATCGATCCTGTCGCATAAACACCAGGCAAAATTTCCAATGCAATATTTTCGACACTGTAATCTTTGTAAATTCTTTTTGGAGTTAAAAGTGGTTTAGATTTTGGTGTAGGGGGCGCCTTATCCAAACCAAATGATTCAATCATACAAGCTTTTAACTCCGTTTTACGTTTTTCCCATTCTTCTTTCGTCGAGTAAAGACTTTCTAAGTAAAACAAACGTTCTTTTCCTTTATCTACCGAAACTTTATGGTTTTCATACTTGCGTATGATGTAGGTTCCATCGGGTTGTTTAAAATACATCAATTCAAACGGCGCTAGAATATTAGTCAGCGAAAGTGGCAGATTTCCAGGTTCAATTCTCCAATCGGCGTAATCCAGTTCTTTTCCTTTTAATAAACCTCTGTCATCGTTGATTGTAACGTTAAAAATCGTTTCGATTTTTTTAAGCGTTTCTGATACAGGCTTTCTAAAATTAGTGTCAGAAGTGCTTTGCGCATTGGCAAATGTCAAAGCAAAAATGGAAACTAAGAAGATGTATTTTATTTTTTTCATTTTAATATTGTTGTATGTTGGTACACGGATGAAACGGATTTACTTCGTAAAGACGCGGATTAAAACGGATTTTCTTTTTCCTAAAAACAAATAAAAAAATCCGTGTAAATCCGCGTTTTCGCGATAGCGAATCTGCATCATCCGCGTTCCATTATAATGTACATTCTATTGTATAAATTCCAGATCCTAATTCCAAAACAGGCTTTTGAGCTTTTTCATCAAAACCTGTCTTAAATCTTTTGCCATCCATTTTTATTTCTGAATTTTTAGCAACCGGCAATTTTATTGTCGCTGTTGTATTCACTGGAATCTGAACTGTCAAAATAAATTTGCCGTCCTTCTTTTCCCAAGAAGAAGCAATTTTTCCATAAACCGATTGATAGTCCGCTTTCGCGAAAGTCATATCGCCTACCACTTCTGGCTGAATAAAGAAATGTTTGAATCCCGGTTTTTCAGGATCGGACATAATTCCGGCTAAACTTTGGTAAAACCATTCTTCAATTTGCCCTAACATAAAATGATTCCACGAATTTCCTTTTCTCGGATCCCATTGTTCCGTTAAAGTGGTCAAGCCAAATTTAATCTGAAAACCATAACCCGGCGCATCGTAATGATTGTGCATTCTGTACATCGTTTCATTTTCGCCGTTTCTTGCCAAAGTCTGAAATAAATAACGATTTCCAACATCTCCCGTTGTTAAACGATCTCCTTTTTCTTTGATATCAGCTAACAGATTTTGCATTACAGCTTCTTTATACTGAGGTTCTACAATATCCATAAAAATCGGAACCGAGTTGCTAAACTGGCTGTTTGTTCCGTATTGTTTAGTTTCTTCGTTAAAAAATTCCTTATTGAAAGCTGTTTTAATCTCAGAAGCCAAAGTATTGTATTTCTCAAAATCTTCCGTTTTTCCTAGTAATTTTGATGCTTTTGCTACTAAATAAGCGCCATAATAATAGTGCGAAGTCGCAGAAAGCGCAATCGGACTGTTTTTAGAATATCCTGCTGGATGCGTTCCGTAATCGTACCAATCGCCTAATCCGTGTGAAACGATATGGTTTGTTGCTTTAGTTCCTAAATAATCCACGTAGTTTTTCATTACAGGAAAATATTTTTCTAATAATAAAGCGTCTCCGTAATATTCGTAATACATCCAAGGCAGAATCACACCTGTAACGCCCCATTCTGGAGAATCGGTAAAATCGCCTCCAAAAATGACATATTCAGGAACAATGGTTGGAATTAAACCGTTATCTCTTTGTGAATCAGAAATATTCTGCATCGTTGCAGGAAGGAAAGTCTGAAGATTATAATTGAACATTAATCCAGGTCCATTTAACTGAATTTCTTCTAGCCAACCTAACTTTTCACGTTGTGGGCAATCGGTAAAAACACTTTGAAAATTACTTTTAATCGAATTATTTATCAATTCGTGTGTTTTATTGAAAATCTCATTCGAACATGAAAAACTTCCCGCTTCTCCAGCCGAATTGTAAATGAAATTCGATTTTAAATCAACCAAAGTTGGAAGCGCTGCATTCTTATCTTCTTTATAATTAATATTTTCAATTTGAACATATTGATAACCGTAGAAACTGAATTTTGGCGTCCATTCTTCAACTCCATCGCCTTTTAAAATATAATCGTAATAGTATGGTTTTCCTGATCTTCCCTGCGCGATTGTGCCCTCTTCATTTAACCCTTCGGCAACCCAAACACGAATCGTTTGTCCTCTTTTTCCTTTTACTTTGATGGTTGGAAAACCAGAAAGATTCTGTCCCATATCAAAAACATAGAAGTTTGGTTTCAGCTCTTTTACGGTTTTAACTTCGTATTGTTTCTGAATGGTAACCGGCGGAGCAGTCTGTGGTCTAAGAACTCCTTTTGGTGCTTCCTGAATGACAACTTTTTTCCAATCTCTATCTTTGAAACCTTTACGATCCCAACCTTTTTGCTCTAAATTGGCATTGTAATCTTCTCCTCCAAAAATACTGTTATACGTAATCGGACTCTTGCTGTATTTCCAAGATCTATCTGACTTTATAATTTCTTCTGAACCGTCGTTATACTTGATTTTCATTTTAAAGAATAAAGTTGGCGGTCCAAAACTTACAAAGAATTTGGTATATCTTTCTGCAAGTGTGTTGTACATTCCGTTTCCTAACAAAACACCAATTACGTTATCGCCTTTTTGAAAATCTTTTGCGCTTAACTCATAAACATTGTAGTTAACCGTTTTATCATAATCTGTCCACAGAGGTGCAAACTGGCTGTTTCCTACCTTTTTCCCATTGATAGTCAATTCGTAATGCCCTAAACCTGAAATATAAACAACTGCTTCTTTGACTGCTTTTTCGATTTCGAAAGGTTTACGAAGCATGATACTTCTGCGTGCCAAAGAATCGGAAGCATTGATAAAGGACATCTTTTTTTCTCTGTTGAAAGTGGCTGTGTGGTAGTTTCTACCTTCCGGCAAATGACTGTCGGCCTTTGTAATAGCTCCAATCCAAATTGGGTTTAAATCTGATTCTAACGAAGCAGTTCTGAACGAAGCTGTTTTGCTCCATTTTGAAACTTTCCCTGATTGATTCCAAACTTTCACTTTCCAGAAATATTTGGTTTCGCTTTTTAATGTTTTTCCGCTATAAACTATATGCAGGTTTTTGTCGGTATTAACTCTTCCGCTGTTCCAAATATCTCCGTCGTCATTGTTCAATTTTTCTTCTGATGAAGCTACTAAAATCAAATAAGCAACTTGCGATGCATCGAATTCTTTTGAAACCAATTGCCAGCTTAATTTCGGCTGATTCTCCACAACTGCTAATGGGTTTTCAGCCATTTCTGTTGTTAAACGTACAGGCAGAATTTGTCCATTTGAAATGAACGTGATTAAAAAAGTAACAACTAATAATATGTATTTAAAAAACTTCACTTTATATAGTATTTTTTTCGCCACGAATTCACAAATTAACTCAAATTTTTTCTTTGCGTTTAATTTCTCTAATTTTTCCTGCCACAGATTAAAAGATTAATCGGATTATAATCTGTGTAAATCATTTTAATCTGTGGCAAATAACTACGCACTTTTTATAAAATAATTCGTGAATTCGTGGCTATTTCAACTTTTTACAACTTTCTAGTAATCAAAGATTCGATATTGAATACTGCTTCTGGGATTAATTTTCCGGTTTGAGGCAGGTCGTCGTAATCGTCTGTATCTGGCGCTGTGTCAGGATCTGGAGAATGTCTTTGTTCTCCTGTGCGGAACATAATTCGCTCGAAACCGTCTGTTGGCGCATAAAATATCTTTGTTGATTCTTTTCCATCGTTTACTTTTATAGTGTACTGACGGTTTTTAGCATCTAATTTAACTGTAATTGTATACGATTTGTTTGCTTCGTATTTTGTAACCGAACTCAAACGCGCACCATTTTTTACCTTTAATTCTCCATCCGAATCAAAAATCAATCTTACAGAAGGCAAACCTTGTTTGTTTTGGAATTCAATCTGTAATAAACCATGATTATTTTGCTCTGGTTTTACCGTAAAAATAGCTTCCATTTTTGATGCAAAAGGAATAACTCTTTCAGCTCGGGAATAATCAAAATAATCCTGATCTCTTAAAGTCAGCCATTTTTTACCATCGGCTTTCTTTTCGATTTTTGTTGATGCCCATGAAAGGTCATATGTATTCCATAGTTTTAGTTCTTGTCCATCAGGAAGATTATTAAAAACATCATTTACATTTTCGGTAACCACCGAAGTTACAGGAACAGGAATCGAAGCCACCCAGATATCTTCTTTATTCATGCTGTATCCCACCCAGATTTTTCCATCTGGCGGAGTTCCATTTTTCTCTGTAATTCCACGAACGTATTGAGGACCTGCTGATTTATAATTTCCACCGTAACGCATCGGACTTACTTCTCCATGAACCAATAATAAATCTTTATAATTTAATCCGTCATCGCTTGTTGAAATTGCCAAAGGCCAGCGATATTCCGACGGATTATAAAGCGTTGCATAACGATTGTCTGACGTTTTTTGTCCCCAGATTTTAGCATTGCTGTTTACAAATCCAGGAGCACGCAATGGCATATAATCCCAAGATTTTCCACCATTTCTACTTATTGAAGTTAAAGCGTGTTTCCATAATCCTACTACATTTCCGCTTGGCAAATGGTAATAACTAAAGGCTTTATAAGGTTTCTGTAACGGAATTAATTCATCATCACGATCGGCTTCTTCTACCCATTGCTGTAAAACCAAAGGTTCTGATAAGATTTCTTCGCAGGCTTTTTTCAAACCTTTGTCTTTTGATGCGGTATAAAATGGGAATTTCGATTTCGATTTGTCCCAAGTTTTGTTGTATCTAATGAAATAAATTTCGCCGAAACTACCGTCTTTCTTGATTTCACGAATCACACGACCAATTCCTTTTCCATCGTTTGGATCATCTTTTTCATCCATTGCAATTCCGTAATACGCTAAAGCAAAAAGTCGGTTGTCTTTTGAGGTATAAAAGCCCATTCTCTGGTGCATAATCGCATCCAGATTTTTGGCAACGCCTTCAACTCCTTCTTTCTTCCATCCGTCAGGAATACGGTAAATTGGGAAAATTACTTCTGGTTTTGTCCACGTTACACCGTCTTTAGAAGTCATTAATAAAGTTTGGCTTGGCGGAATATGTTCGCCCGAAGGATCGCTTAAATAATGTAAATAAAAGGTATTATTCCAATACGCCATCATCGGCTGGTGATTGTATGTCCAGCCAAAACCATCCGATTTTTCGGGATGTTCACGGCTTGCACGCATAATTTGGGTAGCGTGAACTCCAACCACTGGACTTAATTGTCCGTGATGGTAATCGATGTTGGAAAGTGTTTTGCCAACATAACGCACTGTGTCGTTTTGTGCATTTACAGCGGTGCAAGCCAAAAGGATTGTGGCTGTAATGATGTTGGTTTTTATGTTTTGGAAAGCAATCATTTTATATTTTTTTTGTTTCACGCAGATTTTGCAGATTTTAGCCGATTTAATTTTAATCTTTTTGATTTATACAGATTTAAAAATCTGCTTGATCTGCTTAAATCATTTTAAATCTGCGTGAGATTTTTCTAAACTTTTTTATCTGCTTGATCTGCGGGAGAAAAAAAATTACTCTCGCAGATTTGGCAGATTTAGCTGATTTTTATTTTCTGTCAATTAATCCCTTTAAAACGTCTGCAGAGATTGTTGTAATCGTTCCGTGTTTGTGTCCTTCTGGAAGGCTTATTTTGGATGATACATCTTCAAAATGAACAAAATCTGTAGTACTTAATGTTTTATAATTTTTTGAACCGTAATTATCATAATACAATAACCAGTTTTTATCCACTTTCACTACTGTCGGACCTTCAGATAAATATTCGGTTAAAGGTTTTGAAGGTTTTTCAAACGGCCCTAAAGGCGATTTCCCGAAGGCTACTTTTATGTTTCGCATTGGTCTTGTGTTGTCTTTTAAAACCAAAACATAATCTTTCTTTCCTTTTTTGACAATTACACAATCGATTACGCTGAAACCTGGATCGTAATATAATTTTGTATCTGAAAAAGTTTTAAAATCTTTTGTTGTAACATAATACATTCTGTGGTTGTTTTTCTCTTCTTCCACGCCTTTTGGAAATCGGAACGGAATTGTCGATGCCCAGATTATAATGTATTCTTTTTTTACATCATCATAAAAAATCTCCGGCGCCCAAACGTTTACGACTTCTGGTTCATTCTTCATCACTGGAATATATTGCTGTTCTGACCAGTGAATCAAGTCTTTTGAACTTGCGTAGCCAAAACCATTTCCACCTTTCCAATCGGTTGTCCAAACCATGTGATAGGTTCCGTCTGCTCCTTTTGTAATTGACGGATCCCGCATGATTTTACTGGCTCCGATTTCTGGTTTTAGAAATGATCCTTCCAATCCTTTCCAGTTGTAACCGTCTTCGCTGTACGCCAAATATAAACCTTCTGTTGCGGGTTCTCTAAATGATGTAAAAAGATATAAATCTTTCTTTTTCTGCGAATAACTTACAGCAAAAAGCGAAAGGGTTATTATGATGAATATTTTTTTCATGATATAAAATTGAACACTAATTTCACGAATTAGCACGAATTAAATTGGTGTAAATTCGTGAAATCTGTGTTATTATAATCTATTCTGTAATTGCTTTTTTATCTAAAGAAGCTCCTTTTTTGACTTTCGTCGTTACATTGTTAAACACATTGTTTTTCAGGAAAATATTTTTAGTATCTTTTCCATTGGCTTCGATAAAAATATCAGTTGGATTGAATGGAAAATTATTGTTGATCAACGCATTCGAAACATTATCTAATTTGATAACCGGAACGCCTTTTATTGGTGTTGAAGATCCAACATTATCTAAAATGATGTTTTTTGAATCTGATATTTTGAAAGAAGAACCTACAGTTGCATTCACTTTTACATCGTGAAATTCAACATCTGTCGCTGTGCTAACTGTAAAACCTTCTTTTCCGTCCATATTGATATTAGAAAAAGTGATATCTTGAATCGGCATTTCAGTAATTCCTAAAATTTGTCCGGCTTTGTTTACATTTGAAGCTGTAATATTACTCATGTGAATGTTTCTGAAAATTGGCGTTTTTTCGGTTACAGGTTCAACCTGAGTTCCTTTATCGTAAAAAAGGCTCAATACGATAGCCTCTTCTTTGATGTTTTTCATGACGATATTATCGACGCGAATATCTTCTACAACTCCGCCTCTTCCTCGAGCCGATTTGATGCGGATTCCGCGATCTGTTCCATCAAAAACACAATTTGAAATGGTGATTTTTTTGATACCGCCAGACATTTCACTTCCAATTACAACGCCACCGTGACCGCTTAACATGGTACAGTTTGTAATGGTAACATTTTCTGTTGCTTTTCCGTATTTACGTCCGTCACCGTCTCTTCCTGATTTAATCGTGATACAATCGTCTCCAACGCTGATATGGCAGTTTGAAATGCGAACATTGGTACAAGAAGAAGGATTGATTCCGTCTGTATTTGGCGAATGCGGATTGAAAATTGAAATTCCGGTAACGGTTACATTATCACAAAATTCTGGGTTGATTGTCCAGAAAGGTGAATTTTGAAAGGTTACACCTTCAATCAAAATATTTTTGCAGTTGTAAGCCTGAAAGAAAGAAGGTCTGAAAAACTTCTTGTCAACCGTTCTTTTGTAATACGGTTCTGTGTAAAGTCCTTTATTTTGCTCTTCCCACATGGTTTGGTATTTGGTTGGAGGAAGCGGTTCTTTAGCTGTTTCTATTCTGTATACTTCATTCCACCATGCTTTTCCTTGTCCGTCGATTACGCCTCTTCCTGTAATAGTGATATTTTGCACATCTTTAGCATAAAATAAGGGTTGGAAGCTTTTCATTACAATTCCTTCGTAACGCATTTCTACATAAGGTAGAAAATCATCGAAATTCTCTGAAAACTTTAAAAGCGCTCCCGAATCTAAGTGGATCGTGATGTTGCTTCTTAATGTTAGAGCTCCCGTTAAATATTCTCCAGCAGGAAAAAAGATCGTTCCTCCGCCGTTTTTAGATGCTTTTTCTATAGCATTCTGAATAGCTTGAGTACATTTTATTCCTTTGTTGTTTCCGCCTTCGTTTAGGATGTTTAACCAGCCGGCGTTTGCGAAAGCGGTGTTTAATCCGGTTATGAAGCAGAGTATTATTAGTATATTTTTCATAGTTGTGTTATTTTTTCTCTCGCAGATTTAGCAGATTGTGGAGATTCTTTTGCCACTGATTTCACAGATTAAAAAGATTTTTTATCTGCTTGATCTGCAAAATCTGCGAGAGTTTTATTATTCGCATTTTTTGTCATTGCGAGGAACGAAGCAACCACATTTACAAAATCAAACTTTGTGGCTTATGGTTAGTGAGGTTGCTTCGTTCCTCGCAATGACAAACTTTGTGGTTACTTTGACTTCAAAATCAAAACCCAATCATTACCATCTTCTTTTTTTCCTTCTGGCTGAAAATTTTGAGTTCCTTTGTTATCAAATGTTCCGATTTTAGTTTTCTTTCCATTTCTTGGATTGTACCAAGTCGCTTCGAATTTATCACCTGAAATTTTTCCAAGTTTTACTTCAATTATTCTTCCGTTGTAAGTGTATAGTAAAGCGTACTT from Flavobacterium sp. KACC 22763 includes these protein-coding regions:
- a CDS encoding acetylxylan esterase, with product MKKIKYIFLVSIFALTFANAQSTSDTNFRKPVSETLKKIETIFNVTINDDRGLLKGKELDYADWRIEPGNLPLSLTNILAPFELMYFKQPDGTYIIRKYENHKVSVDKGKERLFYLESLYSTKEEWEKRKTELKACMIESFGLDKAPPTPKSKPLLTPKRIYKDYSVENIALEILPGVYATGSIYKPYPLNKKTAVILTPDGHFGDGRYRKDEQYRCAMMAKMGAIVVGYDLFAWGESLLQFPEETHRNSIASTVQVLTGIRLLDYLETVKNADMTRVGVTGGSGGGSHTMFLAAIDDRVKVSAPVVMVSSHFSGGCPCESGRGIHLCGNGTNNAEISAMMAPKPQLIVSDGKDWTLAVPELEFPFIQRTYELYGKKDLVENAHFAKEGHDFGISKRMALYPFMAKYLNLDLNKVKNDKGEIDESTCVIEPKEKLLVFGDKGEKLPKNALKDINKLYEMFGEKNLKVYEVKK
- a CDS encoding six-hairpin glycosidase: MKQKKYKMIAFQNIKTNIITATILLACTAVNAQNDTVRYVGKTLSNIDYHHGQLSPVVGVHATQIMRASREHPEKSDGFGWTYNHQPMMAYWNNTFYLHYLSDPSGEHIPPSQTLLMTSKDGVTWTKPEVIFPIYRIPDGWKKEGVEGVAKNLDAIMHQRMGFYTSKDNRLFALAYYGIAMDEKDDPNDGKGIGRVIREIKKDGSFGEIYFIRYNKTWDKSKSKFPFYTASKDKGLKKACEEILSEPLVLQQWVEEADRDDELIPLQKPYKAFSYYHLPSGNVVGLWKHALTSISRNGGKSWDYMPLRAPGFVNSNAKIWGQKTSDNRYATLYNPSEYRWPLAISTSDDGLNYKDLLLVHGEVSPMRYGGNYKSAGPQYVRGITEKNGTPPDGKIWVGYSMNKEDIWVASIPVPVTSVVTENVNDVFNNLPDGQELKLWNTYDLSWASTKIEKKADGKKWLTLRDQDYFDYSRAERVIPFASKMEAIFTVKPEQNNHGLLQIEFQNKQGLPSVRLIFDSDGELKVKNGARLSSVTKYEANKSYTITVKLDAKNRQYTIKVNDGKESTKIFYAPTDGFERIMFRTGEQRHSPDPDTAPDTDDYDDLPQTGKLIPEAVFNIESLITRKL
- a CDS encoding glycoside hydrolase family 43 protein, whose translation is MKKIFIIITLSLFAVSYSQKKKDLYLFTSFREPATEGLYLAYSEDGYNWKGLEGSFLKPEIGASKIMRDPSITKGADGTYHMVWTTDWKGGNGFGYASSKDLIHWSEQQYIPVMKNEPEVVNVWAPEIFYDDVKKEYIIIWASTIPFRFPKGVEEEKNNHRMYYVTTKDFKTFSDTKLYYDPGFSVIDCVIVKKGKKDYVLVLKDNTRPMRNIKVAFGKSPLGPFEKPSKPLTEYLSEGPTVVKVDKNWLLYYDNYGSKNYKTLSTTDFVHFEDVSSKISLPEGHKHGTITTISADVLKGLIDRK
- a CDS encoding glycoside hydrolase family 78 protein, producing MKFFKYILLVVTFLITFISNGQILPVRLTTEMAENPLAVVENQPKLSWQLVSKEFDASQVAYLILVASSEEKLNNDDGDIWNSGRVNTDKNLHIVYSGKTLKSETKYFWKVKVWNQSGKVSKWSKTASFRTASLESDLNPIWIGAITKADSHLPEGRNYHTATFNREKKMSFINASDSLARRSIMLRKPFEIEKAVKEAVVYISGLGHYELTINGKKVGNSQFAPLWTDYDKTVNYNVYELSAKDFQKGDNVIGVLLGNGMYNTLAERYTKFFVSFGPPTLFFKMKIKYNDGSEEIIKSDRSWKYSKSPITYNSIFGGEDYNANLEQKGWDRKGFKDRDWKKVVIQEAPKGVLRPQTAPPVTIQKQYEVKTVKELKPNFYVFDMGQNLSGFPTIKVKGKRGQTIRVWVAEGLNEEGTIAQGRSGKPYYYDYILKGDGVEEWTPKFSFYGYQYVQIENINYKEDKNAALPTLVDLKSNFIYNSAGEAGSFSCSNEIFNKTHELINNSIKSNFQSVFTDCPQREKLGWLEEIQLNGPGLMFNYNLQTFLPATMQNISDSQRDNGLIPTIVPEYVIFGGDFTDSPEWGVTGVILPWMYYEYYGDALLLEKYFPVMKNYVDYLGTKATNHIVSHGLGDWYDYGTHPAGYSKNSPIALSATSHYYYGAYLVAKASKLLGKTEDFEKYNTLASEIKTAFNKEFFNEETKQYGTNSQFSNSVPIFMDIVEPQYKEAVMQNLLADIKEKGDRLTTGDVGNRYLFQTLARNGENETMYRMHNHYDAPGYGFQIKFGLTTLTEQWDPRKGNSWNHFMLGQIEEWFYQSLAGIMSDPEKPGFKHFFIQPEVVGDMTFAKADYQSVYGKIASSWEKKDGKFILTVQIPVNTTATIKLPVAKNSEIKMDGKRFKTGFDEKAQKPVLELGSGIYTIECTL
- a CDS encoding glycoside hydrolase family 28 protein, which codes for MKNILIILCFITGLNTAFANAGWLNILNEGGNNKGIKCTQAIQNAIEKASKNGGGTIFFPAGEYLTGALTLRSNITIHLDSGALLKFSENFDDFLPYVEMRYEGIVMKSFQPLFYAKDVQNITITGRGVIDGQGKAWWNEVYRIETAKEPLPPTKYQTMWEEQNKGLYTEPYYKRTVDKKFFRPSFFQAYNCKNILIEGVTFQNSPFWTINPEFCDNVTVTGISIFNPHSPNTDGINPSSCTNVRISNCHISVGDDCITIKSGRDGDGRKYGKATENVTITNCTMLSGHGGVVIGSEMSGGIKKITISNCVFDGTDRGIRIKSARGRGGVVEDIRVDNIVMKNIKEEAIVLSLFYDKGTQVEPVTEKTPIFRNIHMSNITASNVNKAGQILGITEMPIQDITFSNINMDGKEGFTVSTATDVEFHDVKVNATVGSSFKISDSKNIILDNVGSSTPIKGVPVIKLDNVSNALINNNFPFNPTDIFIEANGKDTKNIFLKNNVFNNVTTKVKKGASLDKKAITE